A region of the Mytilus edulis chromosome 11, xbMytEdul2.2, whole genome shotgun sequence genome:
tgctttatatattaagtattacaaTATTACTGAATATGCGTTCCTGTAACGATCAACgctattttttggtaaaaacaaatagtggtcattatggtcagattttggaaaatgttaagttatcaaaatttataggttttaaaatataagattatatgatatttcgtttgtgAAAATTATGCTAACAAATGTGCATACACAGACCATATCAGAATCGAATTTTTGCAGCACTCACACTtcatataaaaatgcaacggcttctggcaaatgtcttgcaagatgtccaatgtcggattttgccgctttttacaaataaattggcATTTGCGACGCTATTCATTGAAAAATTAGATTAGTTGCATGCTACATAGTGCTTTTCCGTAATTGTGCTTTAACTTTGCAAAACAGCTACatagtttttaataatttgcgtagtcaaaacgacttcgttttcaaagaaatgaaatgtcttgcaagtttgtccactggacgattttcaTACGTTTTCAACGTTAATTGTCTATCCGGGGTacgctatttatggtggatcGCCGTCTGTATATTTcctgagacagaattttcttgatGGTCAGATACTATCAATAGGACcacaaagtatttaaaaaaaatccgatgactggggttgttcgtttagatgaggttctGAAGTTGTGAAAAAGTTAGTATCACgagaggataaaaaaaaatcctctttttcaaattttcaaatttgggaagcgtaaaacttcgattttttaaaaatttctctgcaataagatttatatgtatagaacttgaaagtaaaaatgaaattgggCCTAAAGCGAGCCATTGGCTATATACACCTCTCCAcatcatacaaagcttgtaaataatgtatatgaGATGAATTATAAATAACCTTTTATTTCTGACAATCGTTTCATTTTTTAATCTAATTGTACCGCTATtagtaaattaaattttataagcaagacccgttaaacttgtaattcccgacaaactttttataataaagcaaaatataaacccttttcggatctaaatggggaaacattgcattttattaagttttatgtcaattggtctctggtagagagttgtctcattggcactcatcatacCGTATATATCTTCCCATTTCATATAGATATATGCATTAcccaaatacgatatattttgttgtttgttgcttacgttactttcagtgggaaatatttcatgcatattcagtacaactTATCATtaagaagtatccatattgatatgcaaaacaaaaattacaagcaaaataaaaaaaacttatcccaaataattattaatcgccgtaaaacgtaagaaattgacgttaccatttgagacgcaatatcgtgctTAACGTCTAGGTGAGAAGGGTAGGCTTCAAATGTGATCAGAATCAAAGAGAGAATATACATACCAATCTGTCTGCAGCCAAAAAACACATAGTTGAATAAAAAATAGGCAATAccatatgtaacaaaaaaaaataaacaatagtcCATCACACATTACACAAAAAAGTAATGGTAGAGGAACATCCtaccaaaaattaagaaatattttatgtactctatttatgtaaattattatgaACAAAACGCACTGATACTTTAATCAATATTTGCCATTGCAAAAGTTCTAACATGTTAGATTGCTACTATTAAATTCAGTCTTtacacagaggcggatttaggggggaccagcccccccccccctttttgggaaaaaaattggttgcttatatagggaatcactgaagcgtgactggagcgggccccctcttaggcagtcagtgggccccacttttgaaaatttctggatccgccactgttacatcagagacatataatgttTTTGTGGTAAAGTCTGTAAGAATTCTAGAGGTTTGAAGATCCATCACATGAAATGTGTGCAACCCCATTCTGGCAATCAACACACAGAGAGATCTGGTCAGACGGAGGAGGAGACCATCCAGGAAGCAAACCACAGTGATGATAGCCTCCCTGTGACCCAGGGTGAGGATGAGCACGAGGAACAGCCTACAGAGATAGAACAACTTGACGAGGCAGAAGAGATAGAGAGGATAGAACCAACAGTCCATAGAGAAGACGGGATAGAAACAACAGTCCGTAGAGAAGACAGGATAGAACCAACAACCCGTAGAGAAGAGAATGAGCAACGCAAAGAGAAGATCAAATGGCCAACGAATGCAGACAAAGCAGCTTGGAAAGCTCTTGACGAAGATTTGGAAAACATCTTAGAGGCAACATTAGCAGGCAGTGTAGACAGAAAGATAACAGCAATGACGTCCATTATTTACAGCGTAGGAAAGGACAGATTTGGAGTGGTACCACAAAGGAAACAACCAACAAAACAAGGCCATAGTAACCGGAGACAGAAGAAGATCAAGGAATTGAGAGGAGACTTGAGAAGGTTAAAGAAGAGGTTCAAAGTCGCCAATGAGAATGAAAGGTTACCATTACAGCAGTTAAGAAAGGAAACTAGGGAGAAACTTAAGACACTTACAAGAGCAGAAACTCATAGAAGAGATAGAAAGAAAAAGGCAAAGGAGAGAGCAACATTTACAGCAAACCATTTTTAGTATATGAAGCGATTATTTGGAGCGAGAGGATCTGGTAAACTGGAAAACTTGAGGGAAGAAGTGGAAGAACATCTCAGTAAGACCCACAGTGATGAGAGACGAGGAGAAGACCTGGAAGAATGTGAGAAATTGTTAACACCAGAGGAGCCAAAAGAACAGTTTGATGAGTCAGACCTGAAGTTCCCAGAAGGGCAGGACATAGTGAGAAGGGTCAGCACCAGGACCAAATGGTATTTCATATAGGGTATATAAGAACTGTCCCAGACTGATCAGAAGGTTGTGGAAGCTATTAAAAGTAATTTGGAGAAGGAGAAAGATGACAGAGTCATGGTACAAGGCAGAAGGATGTTTTATACCAAAAGAAGAgaaatccaggaaagttttaGCAAGGAGAACGACGAGGTACCTGCTTGGCAACGAATATTTAGACATCGCAGTCCAGAAAGGAGGCATGCCTGAAGTATCTGGTTGCATCGAACACACCAGCGTTATTACACAGATTTTAAGAGAAGCAAAGGAGAAGAAACGCGACTTAGCAGTGTTTTGGCTAGATCTGGTTAATGCTTATGGGTCCATACCTCACAAACTAGTAGACCTGACATTGGAGAGGTATCATGTTCCACCAACTATCAGAACTATGCTGCGAGAGTATTTTGACAAGATTGAAATGAGGTTCACAGCTGGAGACTTCACCACAGCTTGGCAGAGACTTGAAGTTGGAATACTAACGGGGTGTACAGTATCAGTAGTCCTGTTTGTAGCAGCAATGAACTTAATTGTAAAATCAGTAGTGGGCCAGAATGAAGTTCAAACCAAGTAAATCTAGAAGTTTGATAGTGAGGAAAGGCAAAGTGCAAGATGAGACATTTGAGTTAGCAGGTGAAAAGATACCAACAGTTGGAGAGAAACCAGTGAAATGCCTAGGTAAAAAGTTTGATGCAACACTAGCAGATATGGTAAACATGGGTGAGGTTCAAGTGTAATTGGTAGAATGAAAGACGAAGATAGACAAAAGTGGGCTCCCAGGAAGATATAAGGCCTGGATATATCAACATGGGGTCTTACCAAGGATATTGTGGCCATTACTAGTTTACGAGTTCCCATTGTCCAAAGTGGAGGCCTTAGAGAGAAAGATCAGTGGATGCATAAGAAGATGGTTGGGTGTGCCAAGAAGTGTCAGCAGCATTGGATTGTACAGCACAGGAACAAAGCTACAATTACCAATGAAGGCATTGACAGAAGAGTATAAAGTTACAAAGACAAGACAGGTTATGACGTTGAGAGACAGCAAAGATGCTAAAGTGAGAGGAACCAAAGTAAAGATCAGGACAGGAAGAAAATGGAAAGCAGAGGAAGCAGTTAAGGAAGCTGAGACCAGACTAAAGCACAGTGTCATCGTTGGTGTAACAGCAGTTGGTAGACAGGGATTTGGTATGACAACAAAACCAAGGTGGGATACAGCAAATGAGAAGGGACGGAGGGAACTCGTGCAACAGGAAATACGACAGATGGAAGAAGAGAGTAGGAATGTTAAGGCAGTAGGAATGAAACAGCAGGGTAGTTGGTTGAATTGGCAAGGAGCTAGAAGCAGGGCTTTGACCTGGAGCGAGATTTTGAGTATGGAGGGATACAGATTGAGTTTTCTCCTAAGATCAGTGTATGATGTTTTACCAAGCCCCGTTAGGTTGATAGAAGACCCAACATGCACCTTATGCAAAGACAAACCAGCATATCTACAGCATGTGTTGAAAGCATGTCCAGTCGCACTGAAAGATGGAAGATATACATGGAGGCATGACAGTGTATTGAAAGCAATAGCAGCAAAGTTGGATACCACCAGGAGAAAGAAGAGAAAGATGCAGAAGAACATCACATTTGTAAATTTTGTGAGGGCTGGAGAAAAGAAAGACAACCAGGCAGAAGGTTTAGGGATACTTGGAACAGCATCAGACTGGCAGATGACAGCAGACATACATCAACGCATGAGTTTCCCAGCAGAAATAGCAGCAACATCGCTAAGACCAGATATAGTCATTTGGTCACAGGGAACTAGGCAGGCGGTCTTGCTGGAACTAACAGTCCCATGGGAAGACAGAATAGAGGAAGCTTATGAAAGAAAGATGGCAAAATACCAGCAGCTAGTAGATGATTGCAAACAGCGGGGATGGAGGACGTGGTGTATGGCAATAGAAGTCGGATGCAGGGGCTTTGCAGGACAGTCAATGTGGCGGGCACTTAGGACCTTGGGAGTGGTAGGAGCAGAGAGGAAGAAACTGATTACAGAAGTGTGTAGAGAAGCAGAAGTGGCATCACACTGGATTTGGAGGAAAAGAGACGAATTGTGGAAAAGTGCAAAGTGAAGTGATAGAACAATGAACAGTTATTGTGTAGATAATGGACAGATATAGATATACAGAACAGCATTCAGTTACAGAAGAACATCAATGACATCAGCTGAGACATCGGGGCCGTGTAGGCCATCCAGTTCCAGGTTCAGATTGATCACCCGATCCGGTGCACCTTTGGAGGTTGTTGTGGAATAGCGCCGAAACAGCCAAGGAAGGAGGACTCCACCTGATGATGGAATTGGATCAGCATTCCTTTCATGTTTACAAGGTAATGACACTggggttttataatattttagaaCTTAACCACAAACCCGTCTAAGATATTGgacagaaattattaaaaaaaaatcttatcggAAAATACAATGagaaagtattaaaaaaaacttggcgAACACTAATGCAAAGAATGAAAAGGGTAGCCTTGTTACACTAAGAATACCAGCAAAGAATGAAAAAGGTAGCTTTGTTACACTAAGAATACCATCAAAGAATGAAAAAGATAGCTTTGTTACTCTAAGAATACCATCAAAGAATGAAAAAGGTAGCTTTGCTATACTAAGAATACCAACAAAGAATGAAAAAGGTAGCTTTTGTTACACTAAGAATACCATCAAAGAATGAAAAAGGTAGCTTTTGTTACACTAAGAATACCAGTTGTAAATAGGATATAGATCGATCTTTCCCTATTATTATTATACGGTTGATGATATAATTGGTAAAGATGCATGTTTGTACAAACCACATTCATTAGAAGACTTTGGCTTATAGAACTCTTATTATGATATGGGTGATATAGAAATTTGACACGCAAAATTGAAACTGCACATTGGAAATCATATAAGTTTCTGGTTCGGCTGTGGCAAAACTAGCAACCATGTAAAGGAACATTCATGAGGTCTATATATAGTATTACTTTCCATTGCTCAAGCTGGATAGGGAAATAAAGTATTTGTTATGCAAAGAGAGATAACCAAAGATTAACAATTGAAATGAAAATCGAGTTGCAATTTTTAATCATATCTTTCTCTCTTTTTCTCTCCATCTCTctgcacagtttttttttttttttaccgtgaATCAGATCTACTGTATATACGTATTGGCTTGATAATTATTAGTACTATATCCACCCACTCAATGAGTCATGGGTTCAATAAACACTATTCCTCCAGTCATCCATCAAATATATAGATTACTGGGCCTCTAGTTTTAATTGATCATGTTAAAGTAGGGAAAACCGTAAAATGTCGCCCACTTGATAACCGACGGagagattattttttaaacacacGGGGTTGTATAGATCGATCAATGATTATGTATCAATTCCTAGTTAATTATAAAGTAATTCCAATAATCGAAGAAAAATGAGTCACTGCAACGCAATACAGCTACATAATCATCATGTTCACATAAGTACATCAAGCAAGGGACAAAAACGATGAAGTATCACTGTAAGCAAAGCGTGGCCACACGATGAAGTATCACTGTAAGCAAAGTGTGCCACATGATGAAGTATCATTGTAAGCAAAGTGTGCCACACGATGAAATATCATTGTAAGCAAAGCGTGGCGTCACGATGAAGTATCACTGTTAGCAAAGCGTAGCCACACGATGAAGTATCATTATAAGCAAAGTGTGCCACACGATGAAGTATCATTGTGAGCAAAGCGTGGCCACACGATGAAGTATCATTGTAGGCAAAGTGTGCTACAAACTGTATCATTGTAAGCAAAGCGTGGCCACACGATGAAGTATCATTGTAAGCAAAGTGTGCCACACGATGTAGTATCATTGTAAGCTAAAGTGTGGCCAAACAATGAAATATTGTAAGAAAAGCGTTGCCACATGATGTATTATCACTGTAAGCAAAGCTTGGACACACGATGAAGTATCATTGTAAGCAAAGTATGGCTACACGATGCAGTATCACTGTAAACAAAGTGTGGCCACACGAACTGTTTTTCAATCTGATTGATTGTAACTGTATTAACTTGTCAAATAATATATGCTGTAACGGTATGTATTCTGTTATTCAAAAGGCCACACATTAATCCTTGGAAGATCTCGCTTTCAGTCCGGGCAGTAACTGTCCATTAAAGCAATGATGCAACTGCCTTGATAACTTCCAAGTAAAAATTTATGAAGAAGAAATGTGAAATTACTATTTCACTATTATACTGTTAG
Encoded here:
- the LOC139493981 gene encoding uncharacterized protein, translating into MTESWYKAEGCFIPKEEKSRKVLARRTTRYLLGNEYLDIAVQKGGMPEVSGCIEHTSVITQILREAKEKKRDLAVFWLDLVNAYGSIPHKLVDLTLERYHVPPTIRTMLREYFDKIEMRFTAGDFTTAWQRLEVGILTGCTVSVVLFVAAMNLIVKSVVGQNEVQTKILWPLLVYEFPLSKVEALERKISGCIRRWLGVPRSVSSIGLYSTGTKLQLPMKALTEEYKVTKTRQVMTLRDSKDAKVRGTKVKIRTGRKWKAEEAVKEAETRLKHSVIVGVTAVGRQGFGMTTKPRWDTANEKGRRELVQQEIRQMEEESRNVKAVGMKQQGSWLNWQGARSRALTWSEILSMEGYRLSFLLRSVYDVLPSPVRLIEDPTCTLCKDKPAYLQHVLKACPVALKDGRYTWRHDSVLKAIAAKLDTTRRKKRKMQKNITFVNFVRAGEKKDNQAEGLGILGTASDWQMTADIHQRMSFPAEIAATSLRPDIVIWSQGTRQAVLLELTVPWEDRIEEAYERKMAKYQQLVDDCKQRGWRTWCMAIEVGCRGFAGQSMWRALRTLGVVGAERKKLITEVCREAEVASHWIWRKRDELWKSAK